From the genome of Leishmania donovani BPK282A1 complete genome, chromosome 10, one region includes:
- a CDS encoding histone H3, giving the protein MSRTKETARAKRTITSKKSKKAPSAASGVKKSHRRWRPGTCAIREIRKFQKSTSLLIQCAPFQRLVREVSSAQKEGLRFQSSAIMALQEATEAYVVSLMADTNLACIHAKRVTIQPKDIQLALRLRGERH; this is encoded by the coding sequence ATGTCCCGCACCAAGGAGACCGCCCGCGCGAAGCGCACCATCACGTCGAAGAAGAGCAAGAAGGCGCCGAGCGCGGCGTCCGGCGTGAAGAAgtcgcaccgccgctggcgcccgGGCACCTGCGCGATCCGCGAGATCCGCAAGTTCCAGAAGAGTACGAGCCTGCTGATCCAGTGCGCGCCGTTCCAGCGCCTGGTGCGCGAGGTGTCGAGCGCGCAGAAGGAGGGTCTGCGCTTCCAGAGCAGCGCTAtcatggcgctgcaggaggcgacggaggcgtaCGTTGTGTCGCTGATGGCGGACACGAACCTCGCCTGCATCCACGCGAAGCGCGTGACGATCCAGCCGAAGGACAtccagctggcgctgcgcctgcgcggtgAGCGCCACTAA
- a CDS encoding nuclear transport factor 2, putative, translating into MSFEDVGVGFVQHYYNFFANQRDQLAGIYRPNTLLTWQKEQVQGVDAIMARFANLGFTEAAFKQDSIDCQPSMSGGVIVIVNGEVKLRGEDHSLKFNDFFHLAQDNGQWYVSNQVFNLVGGGGQ; encoded by the coding sequence ATGTCGTTTGAGGATGTCGGTGTGGGCTTCGTGCAGCACTACTACAACTTCTTTGCCAACCAGCGCGACCAGTTGGCCGGTATTTACCGCCCCAACACGTTGTTGACGTGGCAGAAGGAGCAGGTGCAGGGTGTGGACGCGATCATGGCACGTTTTGCGAACCTGGGCTTTACAGAGGCCGCCTTCAAGCAGGACAGTATCGACTGCCAGCCCTCAATGAGCGGCGGTGTGATCGTCATCGTGAACGGCGAGGTGAAGTTGAGGGGTGAGGATCACTCACTCAAGTTCAACGACTTCTTCCACCTGGCGCAGGACAACGGTCAGTGGTACGTGTCAAATCAGGTCTTCAACCTTGTCGGTGGTGGAGGTCAGTAA
- a CDS encoding FKBP-type peptidyl-prolyl cis-trans isomerase, putative, with translation MRKKMNAVDQAFMASLDAKSNVHQLASGMRFKIVKKVTDTASTKSPNVSDPCSVHYHGSLTNGKVFDSSMDRGHPATFSPSQVIKGWTEALQYMVEGEEWEVYLPPDLAYGTRGAGGVIPPNAALVFKIRLLKVMQGGKPGEDGHRKLEQALSKAYAEL, from the coding sequence aTGCGAAAGAAGATGAACGCAGTCGACCAGGCATTCATGGCGAGTCTGGACGCAAAGTCCAACGTGCACCAGCTGGCCAGCGGCATGCGCTTCAAGATCGTGAAGAAGGTGACTGACACGGCTTCCACAAAGTCGCCGAACGTGTCGGACCCGTGCTCGGTGCACTACCACGGCTCCCTGACGAATGGCAAGGTGTTCGACAGCTCTATGGATCGCGGCCACCCCGCCACATTTTCGCCGAGCCAGGTGATCAAGGGATGGACGGAGGCCCTCCAGTACAtggtggagggagaggaatGGGAGGTTTACTTGCCTCCGGATCTGGCGTACGGCAcgcgcggtgccggcggtgtcATTCCGCCGAACGCGGCTCTCGTGTTCAAGATCCGCCTGCTGAAGGTGATGCAGGGCGGCAAGCCGGGTGAGGACGGCCACAGGAAACTGGAGCAGGCCCTCTCCAAGGCCTACGCGGAGCTTTGA